One genomic region from Bubalus bubalis isolate 160015118507 breed Murrah chromosome 24, NDDB_SH_1, whole genome shotgun sequence encodes:
- the MRPS17 gene encoding 28S ribosomal protein S17, mitochondrial: MSVVRSSVHAKWIVGKVIGTAMQKTAKVRVTRLVLDPYLLKYFNKRKTYFAHDALQQCTVGDIVLLKALPVPRTKHVKHELAEIVFKVGQVVDPVTGKRCAGTTYLESPVDMETTPLAKNLEELSLSTTQ, translated from the exons ATGTCCGTAGTTCGTTCATCCGTCCATGCCAAATGGATCGTGGGTAAGGTGATTGGGACAGCAATGCAAAAAACTGCTAAAGTGAGAGTGACCAGACTTGTTCTGGATCCCTATTTATTAAAG TATTTTAATAAGCGAAAAACCTACTTTGCCCACGATGCTCTCCAGCAGTGCACCGTTGGGGATATTGTGCTTCTCAAGGCGCTCCCTGTCCCAAGAACAAAGCATGTGAAGCACGAACTGGCTGAGATCGTTTTCAAAGTTGGACAAGTCGTAGATCCAGTGACTGGAAAGCGCTGTGCAGGAACCACTTACCTGGAGAGCCCAGTTGATATGGAGACCACCCCACTAGCCAAAAACCTGGAAGAACTCAGTCTCTCCACAACACAGTGA